From the genome of Pseudomonas sp. WJP1:
TCTGTGCACATGGGCCAGGTCATGGCCGAAGTGATGGGTGGGAAAGTCGAGGCCAACCCATGGCGCGAACTCGACTGGCCGGCGATCCCCGGTCATTTCGGCAAACCGTGGTTCCTGCCTTTCGTGGGCGCCTATTACCGTTTCCAGGACTATCTGCATTGAGTTGATGTTGTGGCGTCACCGTCGTCTACGTTCCCAGGACGTTCCGGTCAACCGGGACACTCGAGCCTTCTTATTTTCGACAGGTACAACCGATATGACAGACAACAATAACGACTCCAAACTGATCTCCGGCCAAGAAAGCCTGCGAGTATTCGAAGGCCTCAATCGCGGCATGTCACGCCGCAGCGCGCTGCAAATGCTCGGTGTGGCGGGTGTCGCCGCCGCGGGAGCAGGTAGCCTGTTTGGTGCCGCCGGCAAGCTGTTCGCCGACGAAGCGGCTGCCCCCGGCAAAGGCAAGCCGGGTGGGCGAATTCGTGTCGCCGGCATGTCCAGCTCCACCGCTGACACCCTCGATCCAGCCAAAGGCGCGCTGTCCACCGACTACGCGCGCCACTTCATGTTCTACAACGGCCTGACCCGTTTCGACAGCCATCTGGTGCCGCAACTGGAGCTGGCCGAGCGCATCGACAACACCGATGCCACGCTGTGGACCATCACCTTGCGCAAGGACGTGACCTTCCACAATGGCAAAACCCTGAGCGCCGCTGACGTGGTGTTCTCGTTGTCGCGACACAAGGACCCTCTGACCGGTTCCAAGATCATGCCGCTGATGGAGCAGTTCACCGAGATCAAGGCTACGGGCACCAACGAGGTACAGATCCGCCTGAGCGCGCCGAACTCCGAGCTGCCGTCGATCCTTGCCGTGTCGCACTTGCTGATCGTTCCTGAAGGCACCACCGACTTCAATCAGGGCATCGGCACCGGGCCGTTCAAGGTCAAGGAATTCAAACCGGGCGTACGTTCGGTTGCCGCGCGCAACACCGGCTACTGGAAACCGGGCCTGCCGTATCTCGACGAGATCGAGTTCATCGCGATTGCCGACGAACCGTCGCGAGTCAACGCGTTGCTATCCGGCGACGTGCATATGATCAACGAGGTCAACCCGCGTTCCACCAACCGGATCAAGGCCAGCGCCAAGCACCGGGTCGTCGATGCACCATCGGGCAACTACACAGACTTGATCATCCGCCAGGATCAGATGCCGGGCAAAAGTGCGGAATTCACCCAGGCCATGAAGTACCTGCTGGACCGCGAACAGGTCAAATCCGCTGTGTTCCGTGGCTTTGCCGTCGTCGGTAACGATCACCCGATTGCACCCGGCTCGCGTTACTACAACGCTGACCTGCCGCAAAGAGTCTATGACCCGGAAAAAGCCAAGTTCCTGCTGAAGAAGGCCGGTATGGAAAGCATCAGCATGCCGGTGGTGGCGTCACCAGCGGCCACCGGTTCGGTGGACATCGCGGTGCTGCTGCAGCAATCGGCGAAGCAGGCCGGCCTCAAGCTTGACGTCAACCGCTTGCCGAGCGACGGCTACTGGTCCAACCACTGGATGAAGCACCCGCTGAGCTTCGGCAACATCAACCCGCGGCCGAACGCCGACGTGATGTTCTCGCAGTTCTTCCAGTCGAAGGCGCCATGGAACGAATCCGGTTGGCAGAACGATCAGTTCGACCAGCTGCTGATGCTCGCCCGCGCAGAAACCGACGACGCCAAACGCAGCAAGATGTACGCGGACATGCAGGCTCTGGTGCATGACCACAGCGGTATCGGCGTGCCGGTTTTCATCAGCAACATCGACGGTGTCGACCAGCGCATCAAAGGCTACGGCAGCAACCCGCTGGGTGGCTTCATGGGCTACATGTTCGCCGAGCAGGTCTGGCTGGACGCTTGATGGTGGTCAGGTAGTACGTCAGGGACAGTGCAGGAGGGTAGGCGATGAATAGCAACACGCTGTGGTTGATCGGCCGGCGTCTGGGCGCCGCGGTCGTGACTTTGTTGATCGTGTCGATGGTCGTGTTTGCGATCACGGCAGTGCTTCCCGGGGAC
Proteins encoded in this window:
- a CDS encoding ABC transporter substrate-binding protein yields the protein MTDNNNDSKLISGQESLRVFEGLNRGMSRRSALQMLGVAGVAAAGAGSLFGAAGKLFADEAAAPGKGKPGGRIRVAGMSSSTADTLDPAKGALSTDYARHFMFYNGLTRFDSHLVPQLELAERIDNTDATLWTITLRKDVTFHNGKTLSAADVVFSLSRHKDPLTGSKIMPLMEQFTEIKATGTNEVQIRLSAPNSELPSILAVSHLLIVPEGTTDFNQGIGTGPFKVKEFKPGVRSVAARNTGYWKPGLPYLDEIEFIAIADEPSRVNALLSGDVHMINEVNPRSTNRIKASAKHRVVDAPSGNYTDLIIRQDQMPGKSAEFTQAMKYLLDREQVKSAVFRGFAVVGNDHPIAPGSRYYNADLPQRVYDPEKAKFLLKKAGMESISMPVVASPAATGSVDIAVLLQQSAKQAGLKLDVNRLPSDGYWSNHWMKHPLSFGNINPRPNADVMFSQFFQSKAPWNESGWQNDQFDQLLMLARAETDDAKRSKMYADMQALVHDHSGIGVPVFISNIDGVDQRIKGYGSNPLGGFMGYMFAEQVWLDA